One genomic segment of Brevibacillus laterosporus LMG 15441 includes these proteins:
- a CDS encoding sensor histidine kinase has product MTLKKNLNVTILAILIPVMLLLYVVLIVTLQKNVFTNAVTSFQKLSVEAQIYSINYVEREKSEATVTLQNGAPLIASYLSKRLGTRTQIIGINSEVLADTKRTAFPNLNLDIVQALDGKKAYMIEKSTSAPLLLFSSPIYVHGKVIGVVRFIHELEQEDLLISNFNKTFMISCILMFVAVALFAHRFAISLSRPIEKLRDMAQQLANGKYQCKIELQDYEEIKQLSQSFNVMAHAIELHITQLQEEKVKQKDFLDRVTHELKTPLTAIMGYANLIPRLENKQDVKDCLRHISIESERLLALVEELLKTSKYGNSPFNVSPTICDIQPILKEAVFSVQPRLNKYKITIYNHVESAKIVADQDKTKQIFLNLLDNAIKYSDASFLEFHVEIAEHSLTLVIHDDGIGISEEMLDQIKHAPPNESLQSSFGNGFGLLLCRELMKKQGGSMDIASDEITGTTVRLLFPTPAGLEHIAK; this is encoded by the coding sequence ATGACACTTAAAAAAAACTTAAATGTAACGATCCTGGCTATTTTAATTCCTGTCATGCTCCTCTTGTACGTTGTCTTGATTGTTACGTTACAGAAAAATGTTTTTACAAATGCAGTAACTTCTTTTCAAAAGTTAAGCGTTGAAGCTCAAATCTATAGCATTAATTATGTTGAGCGGGAAAAATCGGAGGCCACTGTGACTTTGCAAAATGGTGCCCCTCTAATCGCTTCTTATTTGTCTAAACGCTTAGGTACTCGTACACAAATCATCGGTATAAATAGTGAGGTACTAGCTGATACAAAACGAACGGCTTTTCCCAATTTAAACCTCGATATCGTTCAAGCTTTAGATGGGAAAAAAGCATACATGATAGAAAAATCCACATCAGCACCCCTGTTGCTATTCTCTAGTCCGATTTACGTACACGGAAAAGTGATTGGTGTTGTTCGCTTTATTCATGAGCTTGAGCAAGAAGACTTATTAATTAGCAACTTCAATAAAACATTTATGATTTCTTGTATTCTCATGTTTGTTGCTGTAGCACTCTTTGCCCATAGATTTGCCATTTCTTTGAGCAGACCGATTGAGAAATTACGCGACATGGCCCAGCAATTAGCCAATGGAAAGTACCAATGCAAAATCGAACTACAGGATTATGAAGAGATTAAACAGCTTTCCCAATCGTTTAATGTGATGGCCCATGCCATTGAACTGCACATAACTCAGCTTCAAGAGGAAAAGGTAAAACAAAAGGATTTTTTAGATCGGGTCACTCATGAATTAAAAACGCCGCTGACTGCCATTATGGGATACGCCAATTTAATTCCCCGATTAGAAAATAAACAAGACGTAAAGGATTGTCTAAGGCACATTTCTATCGAAAGCGAACGCCTACTTGCATTGGTAGAAGAATTGCTGAAAACCTCTAAATATGGAAACAGTCCATTTAACGTCTCACCTACGATATGTGATATTCAACCGATTTTAAAAGAAGCTGTCTTTAGTGTCCAACCACGATTAAATAAATACAAGATCACGATTTACAATCATGTCGAATCTGCAAAAATAGTAGCTGATCAAGATAAAACAAAGCAGATTTTTTTAAACCTATTAGACAATGCGATTAAATATAGTGATGCATCCTTCCTTGAGTTTCATGTGGAAATCGCTGAACATAGCTTAACCCTTGTTATACACGATGATGGCATTGGAATCAGTGAGGAAATGCTTGACCAAATTAAGCATGCACCACCGAATGAATCGCTTCAGTCTAGTTTCGGCAATGGCTTCGGGTTGTTATTATGCCGGGAGCTTATGAAAAAACAGGGTGGTAGCATGGATATTGCTTCTGATGAAATAACCGGTACAACCGTACGTTTACTTTTCCCTACCCCCGCTGGATTGGAACATATTGCTAAGTGA
- a CDS encoding DUF3919 family protein, with amino-acid sequence MKKILRPALLFIIMLILLSSVGYSLQESLYRKVVVIEDQNEVLKKVSDSLPVEAMIHHEKWGVVNITDEVLLYSIISYIDLIKKENDPLVVSGDKRVTMFSGKIRYLNGVEHRFQLENAFTFDELTYGQKYDTPILSAFRTHLLRLFYSSNQFAEFTQKAKDVFVKKTVADSGKRIHEKVFLIEKLKQAYEIKDTSEIKQLTFQKQQPLGIITVYKNGKQKRNDRNDILTFIVYEKYFIVQYLGDDNGNSIYMTGRLAELL; translated from the coding sequence ATGAAAAAAATATTAAGACCAGCTTTGCTTTTCATCATCATGCTTATACTCTTATCTTCCGTTGGCTACTCCCTGCAAGAAAGTCTCTATCGGAAAGTAGTCGTGATAGAAGATCAGAATGAAGTGTTGAAAAAAGTAAGCGATTCCTTGCCCGTGGAAGCGATGATACACCACGAAAAATGGGGAGTCGTAAACATTACTGATGAGGTTTTGCTATACTCAATCATTTCTTACATTGATCTTATTAAAAAAGAAAATGATCCGCTCGTTGTTTCAGGAGATAAGAGAGTAACCATGTTCTCTGGCAAGATCCGTTATCTTAATGGGGTTGAGCATAGATTTCAGTTAGAAAATGCTTTTACCTTCGATGAGCTAACGTATGGCCAGAAGTATGATACTCCCATTTTATCTGCTTTTCGGACACATCTGCTTCGCTTGTTTTATTCATCGAACCAGTTTGCAGAGTTTACCCAAAAGGCTAAGGACGTTTTTGTCAAAAAAACGGTGGCCGATTCCGGTAAACGCATTCATGAAAAGGTTTTCTTGATTGAAAAACTAAAGCAAGCGTACGAAATTAAGGATACGTCCGAAATTAAGCAGCTCACCTTCCAGAAACAGCAGCCGCTCGGCATCATCACCGTCTATAAGAATGGCAAACAGAAAAGGAATGACCGTAACGATATTCTTACTTTTATCGTTTATGAGAAATACTTTATTGTTCAGTATTTAGGCGATGATAATGGGAATTCCATCTATATGACTGGGCGTTTAGCAGAACTCTTATAA